From the Pseudomonas sp. VD-NE ins genome, the window ATCACTTCTTGCGGGAACACCACCATGTCGAAAACCGTTAAAGCACTGCTGGCCGCCACGCTGGTGGCCGTTACGTTGTCCGGTTGCGTCGTCGAGCCGGCCCGTCCGCATCGGCCCCCACCGCTGGTCGAAGTCGTTCCGGTGATGCCGGCGCCGGGTTATCACTGGGTTGCCGGGCACTATCGCTGGGGCGGCAATCAATGGCGCTGGGTGCCGGGGCACTGGCGGGCCTATTGATCGAAAACGGTGGTGTCACTGCTGTGGCGCCACCACTTTGAATTTGATGGCGATGTCCTTGGACACCACGGTGTCCGCCCACTCGCCCGCGCCGAGGCCGAACTCGTCGCGCTTGAGCACCAGGTCACCGTCGAAAATGCCGATGTCGCTGCCCGGCTTCAATTCCACCGGCACCTGCACTTTGCGGGTAATGCCCTTGAGGGTGAGTTGTCCGTCGATCAGATAGCGACGCTCGGCCACTTGGGTGAAACGCCGGGACTCAAACACCGCCACGGGAAATTTTTCGGTGTCGAACCACGCCGGTTTCACCAGTTCGGTGTTGGCGTCTTCGCTGCCGGCATCGATGCTGTTGAGGTCGATGTGCAGCGTTGTACGGGCGTTGGCGAGGTTATCGGTATCAAGGTCCAGCGTCGCCTCGAACTTGCCAAAGGTGCCGTACATCGGCGTGCCCATCTGGTTGTAGGTGAAGCTGATCTGGCTGGCGTTGGTATTGACCCGCGTGTATTCGACAGCCTGCGCGGCACAGACGATGCACAGCGAACACGCGGCAGCCAGCAGCAATCGGATCGACATGGGACTCTCCAGGCGGGGCTGGCCGTCGAGGGCCTCGATTGACTTAAGCAAACATCCACGCGTTACGCCAGCGCCTAGACCAGCCGCTCGATCTTCTGATGCTGCCAGACCAGTTTGTAATACAAGGTCTGCAGCACCAGCATGCCCAGATACGCCACCGGAAACGCCATCCACACACCCTGCAAACCGTACTGCCCGTCCAGCCAGTACGCCGCAGGCAGTTGCACACCGACCACGCAAATGATCGCAATCACCACCGGCACCAGCACCGTGCCACTGGCGCGCATGATCCCGCCAATGATTGCCTGGAAGCCGAACACCAACAGGCTCCACAACATGATGTGCAGCAGATGCTCAGCCATCGCCCTGGTCGAGTCCTCGGTCAGGAACAGCCCCAGCAGCCAGTGCGACAACAGGTAACCGAGCACAATCAAACCGCC encodes:
- a CDS encoding YXWGXW repeat-containing protein; the encoded protein is MSKTVKALLAATLVAVTLSGCVVEPARPHRPPPLVEVVPVMPAPGYHWVAGHYRWGGNQWRWVPGHWRAY
- a CDS encoding YceI family protein, with the translated sequence MSIRLLLAAACSLCIVCAAQAVEYTRVNTNASQISFTYNQMGTPMYGTFGKFEATLDLDTDNLANARTTLHIDLNSIDAGSEDANTELVKPAWFDTEKFPVAVFESRRFTQVAERRYLIDGQLTLKGITRKVQVPVELKPGSDIGIFDGDLVLKRDEFGLGAGEWADTVVSKDIAIKFKVVAPQQ